DNA sequence from the Caulobacter segnis genome:
CGAGGCCTGCTCCTTGCGCAGGCCCATGTTGAAGGCGTGGCCGCCGGCCTGGAACAGATGCAGCTCGACCGGCACCTTGGCGGCGCGGAACTTGGGCAGCAGGTCGACCAGCGGCGCCGAGCAGCACTCGTCGTCGTTGGCCGCGACCATGAAGGCCGGCGGCGCATCGGCCGGCACCTTGTCGGGCACGCCCAGCGGACCGGGATAGACCAGCACCTGGAAGTCGGGCCGCGCGCTCGCCTCGTCGATGGCGTCGACCTTCGGGTCGCCGGGCGCCGCGCCTTGATAGATCTCCAGGTTCGCCGTCTCGCCGCCGGCCGAGAAGCCCATCAGGCCGATCCGCTTGGGGTCGACTCCGTATTCGGCGGCGTGGGTGCGAACCCACCGGACGCCGCGCACGGCGTCCTGGCGGGCGTGCTCGATCGTGTAGGGCGAACCCTCCTCGCGAAAGAGCCGATACTTGATGATGAAGACCGCCACGCCGGCGGGGTTCATCACCTTGGCGACGTCCGCCCCTTCGGAACGGATCACCAGGATCCTGTGACCACCACCCGGCAGCACGACCAGGG
Encoded proteins:
- a CDS encoding alpha/beta hydrolase: MRTLVLAAALLAPGLAQAQQQIPLWPNGAPGFESRKDMPEVPGDYWLRSINNPSVTVYLPPKEIATGAALVVLPGGGHRILVIRSEGADVAKVMNPAGVAVFIIKYRLFREEGSPYTIEHARQDAVRGVRWVRTHAAEYGVDPKRIGLMGFSAGGETANLEIYQGAAPGDPKVDAIDEASARPDFQVLVYPGPLGVPDKVPADAPPAFMVAANDDECCSAPLVDLLPKFRAAKVPVELHLFQAGGHAFNMGLRKEQASFKHWPNLLVDWLNDNGWMKPR